CCGGTTCGTCCAGGGGAAGGAAGGTGCGGCCGCCCTCGACCTCGACGATCCGAGCGTTCGGGAATATGTCGGCGAGACGGTGGGCGAAAGCGGGCTTGAAGTACCGGTCGGCGGCCCCCCACACCATCAACACCGGTTTGGTGAACCGGTGGAGACGGGTGGAGACCTCGAGCAGGTCCGACGGATCGATGGCGCGCATGAAGCGGGCGGTGTCCCGCCGGATCTGACCGTCGGTGAGCGCCGGTGTGATCCACCGTCGCGTCAGGTCGGCGTCCAGCGGCTTGGCCGTCAGCGGCCCGAAGCCCAGGGCCGAGTGCCGCACCCAGGTGGGCCGCACCGTGGTCATCAGGAACTTCAGCCGGCCCGGCCGGCGGCCGGCCTTGACCAGCAGTCCGAACGGTGCCGGGGGGAACTGGTCGAATGCGTCGCAGTTGGTGAGCACCAGCCGACCGATCCGGTCATCGTCGAGATCGATGAGGAACTGGCAAAGCGCGCCGCCGGTGTCATTGCCGACCAGGATGACCTCGCGCAGGTCGAGCGCCTGGAGGAAGTCGATCACCAGCTGCGCAACGGAGCGGGGGTGGAGATCGGCGTCGGGGTGCAGAGGGACCTGATGGGCGCCGAGCGGCAGATCCGGCGCGTAGGAGCGCACGCCAGCCCTGGCCAGGGCATCCGCCACTGCGGTCCACAGCTCGCCGTTGACGAGGATGCCGTGCAGGAAGACCACGGGTGGCTCGCCGCTCACGGCCGGTCCGGCGACCCGGTAGTGCAGCGGCCCCTGCGGGAGATCGATCGTCGGCATCTGCGCCCTCCTCGGGATAATATGGCGCCATGACCCCGTCACCATACATACTGTCTGTATGACAGGCAAGCCGCGAACCCAGAAGTCTCGATCGGCCGCTACCCGCGAGGCGCTGGTGAGCGCTGCGCGCACCCTGTTCGCGGCCCGGGGCTATGCCGACGTGGGCACCGAGGAGATCGTCCGCACCGCAGGGCTGACCCGCGGTGCGCTCTACCACCACTTCGCCGACAAGGAGGCCCTGTTCGCCGCCGCCTTCGAGGAAGTGGAGGTCGAGACGAACGTCCGCATCCTGCAGGCTGTGGAGAGCGACGGCACTGCCGACCCGATCGCGGCGATGCAGTTGGGCGCCGCGGCCTTCCTCGACGTGTGCACCGAACCGGAGATGGCTCGCATCATGCTGCTCGATGCGCCCTCCGTGCTCGGCTGGGAACGATGGACCGAGATCAGCAACCAGCACAACATGGGACTGGTGCAGGCGCTGCTGACCCGGGCGGCGGAGGTCGGGCGCATCCCCGCCCAACCGATCCCGCCGCTCGCCCACACCCTGCTCGGCGCGCTCCGCGAAGCCGCGCTCTTCCTCGCGCGCGCCGACGACCGCGCGCAGGCCCGCTCCGACGTCGGCGCCGTCATGGACCTCATCATCCGGTCGATCGGTTCGGCCTGAGCAGTCCCGCTCGTGCCGCTCGCGGCCGGCGTTGGACAATTGCTCCTCGCCGCGAACCGAACCGCGCGACCAGAGCAGCCGCTTCGCGATCGGCCTCAACCAGGTCGACTCGGGTCAGGCGACGCCGCTGAATGCGATCAGGTGCCCAATCCCGTAGGTGACGGCCATCCCAAGAGCGCCGCCGATGACGACCCGGGCGACTGCGGCTCGGACCGGTGCACCGCCGAGGCGAGCGCTCGCCGCGCCGGTGAGGCCGAGAGCGAGCAGCACGACTGCGAAGGTCAACGGCACTCGTACCGCAGCGGGCGGGACGAGAATCGCCAGCAGCGGCAGGAGCGCACCGAGCGTGAACGCGGCCGCTGATGCCGCGGAAGCGTGCCACGGGTTGGTGAGTTCGTCGGGATCGAGTCGCAGTTCTGCTTCGGCGTGGGCAGCGAAGGCGTCGTGTGCGGTCAGCTCGGCTGCCACCGTTGCGGCAGTTGCGGGGCTGAGTCCCTTGCTTTCGTAGATGGCGGCGAGTTCGGCGAGTTCCTCGTTCGGCTGGGTCGCCAGCTCGTTGCGCTCCTTCGCGAGCAGTGCGCGCTCGGAGTCGCGCTGACTGCTGACCGAGACGTACTCGCCCAGCGCCATCGACACCGCGCCGGCCAGTAGCCCGGCGACGCCCGCGGTCAGGATCGGGCCGCGGGCGGTCGTGGCGCCGGCGACACCGACCGCGAGGCCCGCGATGGACACGATGCCGTCGTTGGCGCCGAGGACGCCTGCCCGCAGCCAGTTCAGCTTCCCGCTCATGGCTCTCGTGTGGGGTTCGTTGCGGTGAGCGCGCCAGCTCGTCATGAGAGGTCCTTTCTCAGCGCCCTTGGCCGAGGCCTACTTCGACTTCGCGCAGACGCCGCGGTTGATCGCAGCTGTGCTGTCCGACGTGAGCGTGCACATGCGGCGTGGGCATCCGGTGACAGTCTGCGATGACGATCAGTCGTGCACCGGCGCGCCGCTGACCTGGTGATCGGCTTGGAACAGTGCCTCGGCCAGCAGCGCGCGCACGTGTCCTCCGCGGAGCCGATACACCACCCGCTGGCCCTGACGGGTGCCTTCCACGAGACCGGCGAACCGCAGCTTCGACAGGTGCTGACTGGCAACCGTCGGGCGGCAGCCGGCCACGGCGGCCAGGCTCGCCACATCCAGGTCGGCGTCGCGCAGCGCCCACAGCATGCGGACCCGGGTCGGGTCGGCCAGCAGCGTGCTGCACTCTGCGGCGAAGCAGGTCGGCGCCCGGCTGATGGACGCCGTCGACCCGGACCTTGTCGACCAGGCCACTGCGGCGATCGCCGGTGTCGATGGCATCCACACCGTTGATGACCTGCGCATCCGCTGGATCGGGCACACCCTGCACGCCGAGGCCGACATCACAGTCGACGCCGCGGCTACCTTCGCCGAAGCCCACGACATCGCCCACCACGCCGAAGCCCACCTGCTCGCCGACGTCCGCCGCCTCACCGGCGTCACCGTCCACGCCAGCCCCGCAGGGGTGCACCAGTGAGCGAGCACCACGACCATGACCACGGCGGTCATGACGGTCACGGCCATGACCATGCACAGTCCGACGAGGGGCACCTGAGGATCGCGCTCGGGCTGCTGGTCGCGTTCATGCTCGCCGAGGTCGTCGTCGCGATCGCGGCCGGGTCGCTGGTGCTGCTGTCCGATGCGGGGCACATGCTGTCTGACGTCGGCGCGCTCGCCGCTGCCCTCTGGGCGCTTCGGCTGGCTCGACGACCCGCGGAAGGCGCGTGGACCTACGGCTGGAAGCGTGCCGAGATCCTGTCCGCCGCCGGCAACGGCGTCACCTTGCTCGTCGTATCCGGCGTCGTCAGCTACGAGGCGATCCGCCGCCTGGTTCACCCGCCCGCCGTGAGCGGCCTGCCTGTCCTCCTCGTCGCCCTGGTCGGGGTAGCGGTCAACATCGCCGCGACCTGGATCCTGGCTCGCGGCAACCGCGACAGCCTCAACATCAAGGGCGCGTTCGCGCACCTGCTCACCGACCTCTACGGATTCATCGGAACCGTGATCGCCGGCATCGTCATCCTCACCACCGGGTTCACCCGCGCCGACGCGATCGCGTCCCTCGTCGTCGTCGCGCTCATGTTGCACGCGTCCTGGGGGCTGCTGCGCGACTCCGGCCGGGTCCTGCTCGAAGCCGCACCGGCGCACATCGACCTCGATGACATCCGCGCCCACCTGCTCGAGGTCGAGCACGTCCAAGACGTCCACGACCTGCACGTCTGGACCGTCACCTCGAGTCTGCCGACCCTGTCCGCGCACGTCGTGCTCGACGACGAGTGCTTCCACGACGGGCACGCACCCGAACTGCTCGACGAACTGCAGGCCTGCCTGGGTGAGCACTTCGACCTCGCCCACTCCACCTTCCAGCTGGAGCGAGCCGCCCACGCCGGCCACGAGAACGAGATGCACCCGTGACCAGCACCGCCGACGCTGCCGGCGCCGTGCTGCTGCGGCGCGGCCGCCGGCTCGAAGCGGCGACGCTCGCCTGGAACGTCATCGGCATCATGGTGCTCGCGGCCGCCGCGATCACGGCCCGCTCCGTCGCCCTGGCCGGGTTCGGGCTGGACTCCCTCATTGAGATCGGCGCCAGCACCGTCGTGCTCTGGGAACTGTCCGGCACCGGCGAAGACCGGCAACGCAGAGCCTTGCACCTGATCGCCGCCGCGTTCCTCGCCCTCGCCGCCTACCTCACCATCCAGACGGTGGCTGTGCTGGCTGCCGGCTATCACCCCCATCACAGCCGGGTCGGGATCGCGTGGACCGCGATCACCGCGCTGGTCATGTTCGCCCTCGCATATGGCAAGAAACGTGTCGGCACCGCGCTCGGCAACCGCGTCCTCACCACCGAATCGCGTGTCACCGTCATCGACGGCCTGCTCGCCTGTGCCGTCCTGCTCGGCCTCGCATTCAACGCCGTGCTCGGCTGGTGGTGGGCCGACCCGGCCGCCGGCCTCGTCATCGTCTACTACGCGGTGCGTGAGGCCCACGCCGTCGGCAAGCATTGACAGGGCGAGCGTGCCGTCGCCGGCGACACGGCCAGGAGGCGCTGGACACCTCGACACTCTATGCCTAGACTTCGGAGGCATGGCTAGCGCACACGTCACCAGAAGCCTCGACCTGCTGTTGATGGGCGTCCTGCGCCACGGACCCGCCCACGGGTACGCGATCATCAGCGCGTTGCGCGATGGCAGCGGCGGACAGTTCGACCTCGCCGAGGGCTCGATCTACCCGGCGCTGCACCGACTCGAGAACGCCGGCCTGATCGCGAGCACGATCCAGATCGCGCAGGGCCGACGCCGACGCAGCTACACGCTCACCCCGAAGGGACGCGAGGAGTTCCTCACCCAACGGCGTGAGTGGCAGGGCTTCGTGGCGAACATGCAGGCGGTGCTGGCATGAACGATGCGAACCGATCACCGATCGAGGACTACCTCGACGACCTGCTGCGCCACGCCCACGCCGACGCGCGGACCACCCGCAGGCTGCTCGATGAGGCCGGCGACCACCTGTTCGCTGCCGCCAGCCTGCACGAAGCTGCGGGCATGACCCGTGTCGAGGCCGAACGCGAAGCGGTACGGCGCCTCGGGCCGCGCAGCGAACTCACCCGCGGATCGTGGCAGCGCTCATTCACGACAGTGGTCCTTGAACTCACGCGCGCAGCGATCCTGCTCGGCGGGTGCGGGCTGGTCGCGGTCGGCCTCAGCGGCGGGATCGTCGCGGTGATGAACGCCCTGGCCGGCGACAGCTTCGTCGGTGCGGCCACCGTGCTGGGCACCGGTCGTCACTCCATCACCGAAACCGCTCAGGACGCAGTGTCCCTACGGGTCCTCGCCGGCGTCGTTGGCCTGGTGGTCCTAGCCTGCTACACGCTGGCTCGGCGTCACATCGCGCCCGCGACCGTCCTACCCGATGGCCTGACCGACGCACTCGGCGCGGCCGCCTTCGCCGCGGCGACCGTCGCCCTCACCGCCGCCACGATCGACCAGGCGGTGACCGGTGCCGCCGGGCACGGCGTCGGGTTCTTCCTCAGTGGCGCACTCGCAAGCCTCGCCGGCGCTGTCATCTTCTGCACCCGCGCGACCCACGCCCTCATCCCGGGACACGGCCAGTCCGCAGCCGAAGCGACCCAGTCCGCCCAGTGAGGGCCATTCCCGCTGTTGTGCAGGCGCGCGCTGCACGTCACAGGGGGCTGCACGTCACAGGGGGCTGCAGGACTACGCGACCCGGCCGGCGGCGTCCGAACTGGGCGTCTCCTACACGTCGTCAACGAGCTCGGCAGCGTTCCCGGAGCGGTCGTGCTCCATCTCGGCGCTGATCACCTGATCGCGCAGGTGCGCACAGAATCGAGCCTAGTCACGGCTAATCGATCTCAGCGAGTCTGCTGAGACGTCACGTGTCCACGGATTGGTCCCGGACTCGTTGGGCGAGGGAGACGATGATGCCTTAGGGTCCGCGGACGTAGGCCATTAGCCAGCTGTTCTCCCACTGTCCTATGCCGCCGACGAGTTCGAAGCCCTCGGCGGCGACCTGGTCCACGGTCGCGTGCAGGTCGTCGACTTCGAAGGCGATGTTGCGCAGCCCGAGCACGGTGGCCATGGCGGTGGGGTTGCCGGGTTCGTGGTCGGGACGGATGAAGCGCGATAGTTCGACGCTGGTTCCGTGTGTTCGAAACGCTGCACGTGCGGCGTCATCGGATGCCGACCCTCTGCCGGTCGGCCACGACCACGGCGACGACGCGCGGTTCGTCGCGCGGGTACGCCATATCGACGTACTTGGCGACGATCCGATCGATAATCGGCCACGCGCTGTCGCCCTCGATCCAGTCGACGACGCGGCCCCGGATGGCGATCGGCTCGAAGGGATTGTCCGGTGGCGCGATGGACAGCGCCAGGCGCGGGTCGCGGCGTAAATTGCGGGCCTTGCGCTTGTTCGGACCCGTGAACAGCACGATGTGCTCGCCGCGTGTGCCGACATAGACGGGCGTGGCGTGGGGCGATCCATCCGGCTGGATGGTGGCGAGGTGGGCGATCGGGGCGCCGTCGAGGACGCGGCGGACGTGCGGTTCGAGCATGAGGGCTCCTGTGATCGAAGGTGGGCCGAGCTCATCGGTCGTGGTGGGTGCGCCAGGCTATGTAGTCGGCGAGGGCGGCGATCGGGTCGAATGCCGGCGTGAAGCCGGTGGCTGCGGTGAGGCGGGAGATGTCCAGGTACGGGTCGGCGCGTTGAACGGTGTCTCGGGATCCATC
This genomic stretch from Jatrophihabitans cynanchi harbors:
- a CDS encoding VIT1/CCC1 transporter family protein produces the protein MSGKLNWLRAGVLGANDGIVSIAGLAVGVAGATTARGPILTAGVAGLLAGAVSMALGEYVSVSSQRDSERALLAKERNELATQPNEELAELAAIYESKGLSPATAATVAAELTAHDAFAAHAEAELRLDPDELTNPWHASAASAAAFTLGALLPLLAILVPPAAVRVPLTFAVVLLALGLTGAASARLGGAPVRAAVARVVIGGALGMAVTYGIGHLIAFSGVA
- a CDS encoding cation diffusion facilitator family transporter codes for the protein MSEHHDHDHGGHDGHGHDHAQSDEGHLRIALGLLVAFMLAEVVVAIAAGSLVLLSDAGHMLSDVGALAAALWALRLARRPAEGAWTYGWKRAEILSAAGNGVTLLVVSGVVSYEAIRRLVHPPAVSGLPVLLVALVGVAVNIAATWILARGNRDSLNIKGAFAHLLTDLYGFIGTVIAGIVILTTGFTRADAIASLVVVALMLHASWGLLRDSGRVLLEAAPAHIDLDDIRAHLLEVEHVQDVHDLHVWTVTSSLPTLSAHVVLDDECFHDGHAPELLDELQACLGEHFDLAHSTFQLERAAHAGHENEMHP
- a CDS encoding TIGR03618 family F420-dependent PPOX class oxidoreductase; translated protein: MLEPHVRRVLDGAPIAHLATIQPDGSPHATPVYVGTRGEHIVLFTGPNKRKARNLRRDPRLALSIAPPDNPFEPIAIRGRVVDWIEGDSAWPIIDRIVAKYVDMAYPRDEPRVVAVVVADRQRVGIR
- a CDS encoding cation transporter, with amino-acid sequence MTSTADAAGAVLLRRGRRLEAATLAWNVIGIMVLAAAAITARSVALAGFGLDSLIEIGASTVVLWELSGTGEDRQRRALHLIAAAFLALAAYLTIQTVAVLAAGYHPHHSRVGIAWTAITALVMFALAYGKKRVGTALGNRVLTTESRVTVIDGLLACAVLLGLAFNAVLGWWWADPAAGLVIVYYAVREAHAVGKH
- a CDS encoding permease prefix domain 1-containing protein, coding for MNDANRSPIEDYLDDLLRHAHADARTTRRLLDEAGDHLFAAASLHEAAGMTRVEAEREAVRRLGPRSELTRGSWQRSFTTVVLELTRAAILLGGCGLVAVGLSGGIVAVMNALAGDSFVGAATVLGTGRHSITETAQDAVSLRVLAGVVGLVVLACYTLARRHIAPATVLPDGLTDALGAAAFAAATVALTAATIDQAVTGAAGHGVGFFLSGALASLAGAVIFCTRATHALIPGHGQSAAEATQSAQ
- a CDS encoding cation transporter dimerization domain-containing protein; amino-acid sequence: MRTRVGSASSVLHSAAKQVGARLMDAVDPDLVDQATAAIAGVDGIHTVDDLRIRWIGHTLHAEADITVDAAATFAEAHDIAHHAEAHLLADVRRLTGVTVHASPAGVHQ
- a CDS encoding PadR family transcriptional regulator codes for the protein MASAHVTRSLDLLLMGVLRHGPAHGYAIISALRDGSGGQFDLAEGSIYPALHRLENAGLIASTIQIAQGRRRRSYTLTPKGREEFLTQRREWQGFVANMQAVLA
- a CDS encoding alpha/beta fold hydrolase — protein: MVFLHGILVNGELWTAVADALARAGVRSYAPDLPLGAHQVPLHPDADLHPRSVAQLVIDFLQALDLREVILVGNDTGGALCQFLIDLDDDRIGRLVLTNCDAFDQFPPAPFGLLVKAGRRPGRLKFLMTTVRPTWVRHSALGFGPLTAKPLDADLTRRWITPALTDGQIRRDTARFMRAIDPSDLLEVSTRLHRFTKPVLMVWGAADRYFKPAFAHRLADIFPNARIVEVEGGRTFLPLDEPDRVAHEILAAMTGDAERDRAVLQGPPTDSETSPA
- a CDS encoding ArsR/SmtB family transcription factor gives rise to the protein MLWALRDADLDVASLAAVAGCRPTVASQHLSKLRFAGLVEGTRQGQRVVYRLRGGHVRALLAEALFQADHQVSGAPVHD
- a CDS encoding TetR/AcrR family transcriptional regulator, giving the protein MTGKPRTQKSRSAATREALVSAARTLFAARGYADVGTEEIVRTAGLTRGALYHHFADKEALFAAAFEEVEVETNVRILQAVESDGTADPIAAMQLGAAAFLDVCTEPEMARIMLLDAPSVLGWERWTEISNQHNMGLVQALLTRAAEVGRIPAQPIPPLAHTLLGALREAALFLARADDRAQARSDVGAVMDLIIRSIGSA